In a single window of the Callithrix jacchus isolate 240 chromosome 1, calJac240_pri, whole genome shotgun sequence genome:
- the SMTN gene encoding smoothelin isoform X2, translating to MADDTLAGLDEGALRKLLEVTADLAERRRIRSAIRELQRQELEREEEALASKRFRAERQDNKENWLHSQQREAEQRAALAQLAGQLESMNDVEELTALLRSAGEYEERKLIRAAIRRVRAQEIEAATLAGRLYSGRPNGGSREDSKGQVAHRLEQCEVSEQVEQEQQAEVSKPTPTPEGTSQDVTTVTLLLRAPPGSTSRSPASPYSSPTPASPEPPLEPAEAQCPTAEVPGSPEPPASPPKTTSPEPQESPTLPSTEGQVANKLLSGHKETPAAQSPPRGPSDTKRADLARPRPCQRSLSVLSPRQPAQNRESTPLASGPSSFQRAGSVRDRVHKFTSDSPMAARLQDGTPRAALGPLTPKRLLGPSLISTTPASSSSGSSSRGPSDTSSRFSKEHRGVAQPPAQLQSCPQEEGPRGRGLAARPLENGAGGPVARSEEPGAPLPVAVGTAEPGGSMKTTFTIEIKDGRGQASTGNQRAELTLGLRAPPTLLSTSSGGKSTITRVNSPGTLTRLGSVTHVTSFSHASPGSRGGCSFKMEREPAEPPSAAVETANGAEQTQVDKAPEGRTPLSAEELMTIEDEGVLDKMLDQSTDFEERKLIRAALRELRQRKRDQRDKERERRLQEARARPGEGRSNTATETTTRHSQRAADGSAVSTVTKTERLVHSNDGTRTARTTTVESSFVRRSENGSGSTMVQTKTFSSSSSSKKMGSIFDREDQASPRAGSLAALEKRQAEKKKELMKAQSLPKTSASQARKAMIEKLEKEGAACPGGPRTAVQRSTSFGVPNANSIKQMLLDWCRAKTRGYEHVDIQNFSSSWSDGMAFCALVHNFFPEAFDYGQLSPQNRRQNFEVAFSSAEMLVDCVPLVEVEDMMIMGKKPDPKCVFTYVQSLYNHLRRHELRLRGKNV from the exons ATGGCAGACGACACCTTAGCTGGGCTGGATGAGGGAGCCCTTCGGAAGCTG CTGGAGGTCACAGCGGACCTGGCAGAGCGGCGGCGCATCCGCTCAGCCATCCGGGAACTGCAGCGGCAGGAGCTGGAGCGTGAGGAGGAGGCCCTGGCATCCAAGCGCTTCCGTGCCGAGCGGCAGGACAACAAGGAGAACTGGCTGCA ctctcagcagcGGGAAGCTGAGCAGCGGGCTGCCCTGGCACAGCTGGCAGGGCAGCTGGAGTCCATGAACGATGTGGAGGAGTTGACTGCGCTG TTGCGAAGCGCCGGTGAGTATGAGGAGCGCAAGCTGATCCGAGCTGCCATCCGCCGCGTCCGGGCTCAGGAGATTGAGG CGGCCACCTTGGCTGGGAGGTTGTACAGCGGGCGTCCCAACGGTGGCTCCAGAGAGGACAGCAAGGGGCAAGTGGCACACAGGCTGGAACAGTGTGAG GTGTCAGAGCAAGTGGAACAAGAGCAGCAGGCAGAGGTCTCAAAGCCAACCCCCACCCCTGAAGGCACCAGCCAGGATGTGACCACAGTGACACTCCTGCTGCGGGCCCCTCCTGGGAGCACCTCCCGCTCACCTGCCTCACCCTACAGTTCACCCACCCCTGCCTCTCCCGAGCCTCCATTGGAGCCTGCTGAGGCCCAGTGCCCTACAGCCGAGGTTCCAGGCAGCCCAGAGCCACCCGCCAGCCCACCCAAGACCACCAGCCCTGAGCCTCAGGAGTCTCCAACGCTCCCCAGCACTGAGGGCCAGGTGGCCAACAAG CTCCTGTCAGGCCACAAAGAGACCCCTGCTGCCCAGAGTCCCCCCAGAGGCCCCTCTGACACCAAGAGAGCAG ACCTGGCTAGACCCCGACCCTGCCAACGCTCCCTGTCGGTGCTCAGCCCCCGCCAGCCAGCCCAGAACCGAG AGTCCACCCCCCTTGCCAGCGGACCTTCCTCGTTCCAGCGGGCTGGCTCTGTGCGGGACCGTGTACACAAGTTCACATCTGATTCTCCTATGGCTGCTAGGCTCCAGGATGGCACACCCCGGGCTGCCCTAGGTCCCCTGACCCCCAAAAGGCTCCTGGGCCCCTCCCTCATCAGCAccacccctgcctcctcctccagtgGCTCCTCCTCTCGGGGCCCCAGTGACACCTCCTCCCGGTTCAGTAAGGAGCACCGTGGAGTAGCCCAGCCCCCGGCCCAGCTTCAAAGCTGCCCCCAGGAGGAGGGCCCCAGGGGGCGGGGCTTGGCTGCCAGGCCCCTTGAAAACGGAGCAGGGGGGCCTGTGGCACGTTCAGAGGAGCCTGGTGCCCCGCTGCCCGTGGCTGTCGGCACTGCCGAGCCAGGGGGCAGTATGAAGACCACATTCACCATCGAGATCAAGGACGGCCGTGGCCAGGCCTCCACAGGCAACCAGAGGGCAG AACTGACGCTGGGGCTGCGGGCGCCCCCGACCCTCCTCAGCACCAGTAGTGGGGGCAAGAGCACCATCACCCGTGTCAACAGTCCTGGGACCCTGACTCGGCTGGGCAGTGTCACTCATGTCACCAGCTTCAGCCATGCCTCCCCCGGTAGCCGAGGAGGTTGCAGCTTCAAG ATGGAACGAGAGCCAGCAGAGCCTCCCTCTGCAGCAGTGGAAACAGCCAATGGGGCTGAGCAGACCCAAGTGGACAAAGCACCAGAAGGGCGAACCCCCCTGAGTGCTGAGGAGCTGATGACTATTGAGGATGAAGGAGTCTTGGACAAGATG CTGGATCAGAGCACAGACTTTGAAGAGCGGAAGCTCATCCGGGCTGCACTTCGTGAGCTCCGACAAAGGAAGAGAG ACCAGCGGGACAAGGAGCGGGAACGGCGGCTGCAGGAGGCACGGGCCCGGCCAGGGGAGGGTCGCAGCAACACAGCCACTGAAACCACCACAAGGCACAGCCAGCGGGCGGCTGACGGCTCTGCTGTCAGCACTGTTACCAAGACTGAGCGGCTCGTCCACTCCA ATGATGGCACACGGACGGCCCGCACCACCACAGTGGAGTCGAGTTTCGTGAGGCGCTCGGAGA ATGGCAGTGGCAGCACCATGGTGCAAACCAAgaccttctcctcttcctcctcatccaaGAAGATGGGCAG CATCTTTGACCGTGAGGACCAGGCCAGCCCGCGGGCAGGCAGCCTGGCAGCCCTCGAGAAACGCCAGgctgagaagaagaaagagctCATGAAGGCGCAGAGTCTGCCCaagacctcagcctcccaggcgcGCAAGGCCATGATTGAGAAGCTGGAGAAGGAGGGCGCGGCCTG CCCTGGCGGACCCCGCACAGCCGTGCAGCGATCCACCAGCTTCGGGGTCCCCAACGCCAACAGCATCAAGCAGATGTTGCTGGACTGGTGCCGAGCCAAGACGCGAGGCTACGAG CATGTGGACATCCAGAACTTCTCCTCCAGCTGGAGTGACGGGATGGCCTTCTGTGCCCTGGTGCACAACTTCTTCCCTGAGGCCTTCGACTATGGGCAGCTTAGCCCTCAGAACCGACGCCAGAACTTCGAGGTGGCCTTCTCATCTGCGGA GATGCTGGTGGACTGCGTGCCCCTCGTGGAGGTGGAGGACATGATGATCATGGGCAAAAAGCCCGACCCCAAGTGTGTCTTCACCTATGTGCAGTCGCTCTACAACCACCTGCGGCGCCACGAACTGCGCCTGCGCGGCAAGAATGTCTAG
- the SMTN gene encoding smoothelin isoform X4, whose product MADDTLAGLDEGALRKLLEVTADLAERRRIRSAIRELQRQELEREEEALASKRFRAERQDNKENWLHSQQREAEQRAALAQLAGQLESMNDVEELTALLRSAGEYEERKLIRAAIRRVRAQEIEAATLAGRLYSGRPNGGSREDSKGQVAHRLEQCEVSEQVEQEQQAEVSKPTPTPEGTSQDVTTVTLLLRAPPGSTSRSPASPYSSPTPASPEPPLEPAEAQCPTAEVPGSPEPPASPPKTTSPEPQESPTLPSTEGQVANKLLSGHKETPAAQSPPRGPSDTKRADLARPRPCQRSLSVLSPRQPAQNRESTPLASGPSSFQRAGSVRDRVHKFTSDSPMAARLQDGTPRAALGPLTPKRLLGPSLISTTPASSSSGSSSRGPSDTSSRFSKEHRGVAQPPAQLQSCPQEEGPRGRGLAARPLENGAGGPVARSEEPGAPLPVAVGTAEPGGSMKTTFTIEIKDGRGQASTGNQRAELTLGLRAPPTLLSTSSGGKSTITRVNSPGTLTRLGSVTHVTSFSHASPGSRGGCSFKMEREPAEPPSAAVETANGAEQTQVDKAPEGRTPLSAEELMTIEDEGVLDKMLDQSTDFEERKLIRAALRELRQRKRDQRDKERERRLQEARARPGEGRSNTATETTTRHSQRAADGSAVSTVTKTERLVHSNDGTRTARTTTVESSFVRRSENGSGSTMVQTKTFSSSSSSKKMGSIFDREDQASPRAGSLAALEKRQAEKKKELMKAQSLPKTSASQARKAMIEKLEKEGAACPGGPRTAVQRSTSFGVPNANSIKQMLLDWCRAKTRGYEHVDIQNFSSSWSDGMAFCALVHNFFPEAFDYGQLSPQNRRQNFEVAFSSAETHADCPQLLDTEDMVRLREPDWKCVYTYIQEFYRCLVQKGLVKTKKS is encoded by the exons ATGGCAGACGACACCTTAGCTGGGCTGGATGAGGGAGCCCTTCGGAAGCTG CTGGAGGTCACAGCGGACCTGGCAGAGCGGCGGCGCATCCGCTCAGCCATCCGGGAACTGCAGCGGCAGGAGCTGGAGCGTGAGGAGGAGGCCCTGGCATCCAAGCGCTTCCGTGCCGAGCGGCAGGACAACAAGGAGAACTGGCTGCA ctctcagcagcGGGAAGCTGAGCAGCGGGCTGCCCTGGCACAGCTGGCAGGGCAGCTGGAGTCCATGAACGATGTGGAGGAGTTGACTGCGCTG TTGCGAAGCGCCGGTGAGTATGAGGAGCGCAAGCTGATCCGAGCTGCCATCCGCCGCGTCCGGGCTCAGGAGATTGAGG CGGCCACCTTGGCTGGGAGGTTGTACAGCGGGCGTCCCAACGGTGGCTCCAGAGAGGACAGCAAGGGGCAAGTGGCACACAGGCTGGAACAGTGTGAG GTGTCAGAGCAAGTGGAACAAGAGCAGCAGGCAGAGGTCTCAAAGCCAACCCCCACCCCTGAAGGCACCAGCCAGGATGTGACCACAGTGACACTCCTGCTGCGGGCCCCTCCTGGGAGCACCTCCCGCTCACCTGCCTCACCCTACAGTTCACCCACCCCTGCCTCTCCCGAGCCTCCATTGGAGCCTGCTGAGGCCCAGTGCCCTACAGCCGAGGTTCCAGGCAGCCCAGAGCCACCCGCCAGCCCACCCAAGACCACCAGCCCTGAGCCTCAGGAGTCTCCAACGCTCCCCAGCACTGAGGGCCAGGTGGCCAACAAG CTCCTGTCAGGCCACAAAGAGACCCCTGCTGCCCAGAGTCCCCCCAGAGGCCCCTCTGACACCAAGAGAGCAG ACCTGGCTAGACCCCGACCCTGCCAACGCTCCCTGTCGGTGCTCAGCCCCCGCCAGCCAGCCCAGAACCGAG AGTCCACCCCCCTTGCCAGCGGACCTTCCTCGTTCCAGCGGGCTGGCTCTGTGCGGGACCGTGTACACAAGTTCACATCTGATTCTCCTATGGCTGCTAGGCTCCAGGATGGCACACCCCGGGCTGCCCTAGGTCCCCTGACCCCCAAAAGGCTCCTGGGCCCCTCCCTCATCAGCAccacccctgcctcctcctccagtgGCTCCTCCTCTCGGGGCCCCAGTGACACCTCCTCCCGGTTCAGTAAGGAGCACCGTGGAGTAGCCCAGCCCCCGGCCCAGCTTCAAAGCTGCCCCCAGGAGGAGGGCCCCAGGGGGCGGGGCTTGGCTGCCAGGCCCCTTGAAAACGGAGCAGGGGGGCCTGTGGCACGTTCAGAGGAGCCTGGTGCCCCGCTGCCCGTGGCTGTCGGCACTGCCGAGCCAGGGGGCAGTATGAAGACCACATTCACCATCGAGATCAAGGACGGCCGTGGCCAGGCCTCCACAGGCAACCAGAGGGCAG AACTGACGCTGGGGCTGCGGGCGCCCCCGACCCTCCTCAGCACCAGTAGTGGGGGCAAGAGCACCATCACCCGTGTCAACAGTCCTGGGACCCTGACTCGGCTGGGCAGTGTCACTCATGTCACCAGCTTCAGCCATGCCTCCCCCGGTAGCCGAGGAGGTTGCAGCTTCAAG ATGGAACGAGAGCCAGCAGAGCCTCCCTCTGCAGCAGTGGAAACAGCCAATGGGGCTGAGCAGACCCAAGTGGACAAAGCACCAGAAGGGCGAACCCCCCTGAGTGCTGAGGAGCTGATGACTATTGAGGATGAAGGAGTCTTGGACAAGATG CTGGATCAGAGCACAGACTTTGAAGAGCGGAAGCTCATCCGGGCTGCACTTCGTGAGCTCCGACAAAGGAAGAGAG ACCAGCGGGACAAGGAGCGGGAACGGCGGCTGCAGGAGGCACGGGCCCGGCCAGGGGAGGGTCGCAGCAACACAGCCACTGAAACCACCACAAGGCACAGCCAGCGGGCGGCTGACGGCTCTGCTGTCAGCACTGTTACCAAGACTGAGCGGCTCGTCCACTCCA ATGATGGCACACGGACGGCCCGCACCACCACAGTGGAGTCGAGTTTCGTGAGGCGCTCGGAGA ATGGCAGTGGCAGCACCATGGTGCAAACCAAgaccttctcctcttcctcctcatccaaGAAGATGGGCAG CATCTTTGACCGTGAGGACCAGGCCAGCCCGCGGGCAGGCAGCCTGGCAGCCCTCGAGAAACGCCAGgctgagaagaagaaagagctCATGAAGGCGCAGAGTCTGCCCaagacctcagcctcccaggcgcGCAAGGCCATGATTGAGAAGCTGGAGAAGGAGGGCGCGGCCTG CCCTGGCGGACCCCGCACAGCCGTGCAGCGATCCACCAGCTTCGGGGTCCCCAACGCCAACAGCATCAAGCAGATGTTGCTGGACTGGTGCCGAGCCAAGACGCGAGGCTACGAG CATGTGGACATCCAGAACTTCTCCTCCAGCTGGAGTGACGGGATGGCCTTCTGTGCCCTGGTGCACAACTTCTTCCCTGAGGCCTTCGACTATGGGCAGCTTAGCCCTCAGAACCGACGCCAGAACTTCGAGGTGGCCTTCTCATCTGCGGA GACCCATGCGGACTGCCCCCAGCTCCTGGATACAGAGGACATGGTGCGGCTTCGAGAGCCTGACTGGAAGTGCGTGTACACGTACATCCAGGAGTTCTACCGCTGTCTGGTCCAGAAGGGGCTGGTAAAAACCAAAAAGTCCTAA
- the SMTN gene encoding smoothelin isoform X1 has protein sequence MADDTLAGLDEGALRKLLEVTADLAERRRIRSAIRELQRQELEREEEALASKRFRAERQDNKENWLHSQQREAEQRAALAQLAGQLESMNDVEELTALLRSAGEYEERKLIRAAIRRVRAQEIEAATLAGRLYSGRPNGGSREDSKGQVAHRLEQCEVSEQVEQEQQAEVSKPTPTPEGTSQDVTTVTLLLRAPPGSTSRSPASPYSSPTPASPEPPLEPAEAQCPTAEVPGSPEPPASPPKTTSPEPQESPTLPSTEGQVANKLLSGHKETPAAQSPPRGPSDTKRADLARPRPCQRSLSVLSPRQPAQNRESTPLASGPSSFQRAGSVRDRVHKFTSDSPMAARLQDGTPRAALGPLTPKRLLGPSLISTTPASSSSGSSSRGPSDTSSRFSKEHRGVAQPPAQLQSCPQEEGPRGRGLAARPLENGAGGPVARSEEPGAPLPVAVGTAEPGGSMKTTFTIEIKDGRGQASTGNQRAELTLGLRAPPTLLSTSSGGKSTITRVNSPGTLTRLGSVTHVTSFSHASPGSRGGCSFKMEREPAEPPSAAVETANGAEQTQVDKAPEGRTPLSAEELMTIEDEGVLDKMLDQSTDFEERKLIRAALRELRQRKRDQRDKERERRLQEARARPGEGRSNTATETTTRHSQRAADGSAVSTVTKTERLVHSNDGTRTARTTTVESSFVRRSENGSGSTMVQTKTFSSSSSSKKMGSIFDREDQASPRAGSLAALEKRQAEKKKELMKAQSLPKTSASQARKAMIEKLEKEGAACSPGGPRTAVQRSTSFGVPNANSIKQMLLDWCRAKTRGYEHVDIQNFSSSWSDGMAFCALVHNFFPEAFDYGQLSPQNRRQNFEVAFSSAEMLVDCVPLVEVEDMMIMGKKPDPKCVFTYVQSLYNHLRRHELRLRGKNV, from the exons ATGGCAGACGACACCTTAGCTGGGCTGGATGAGGGAGCCCTTCGGAAGCTG CTGGAGGTCACAGCGGACCTGGCAGAGCGGCGGCGCATCCGCTCAGCCATCCGGGAACTGCAGCGGCAGGAGCTGGAGCGTGAGGAGGAGGCCCTGGCATCCAAGCGCTTCCGTGCCGAGCGGCAGGACAACAAGGAGAACTGGCTGCA ctctcagcagcGGGAAGCTGAGCAGCGGGCTGCCCTGGCACAGCTGGCAGGGCAGCTGGAGTCCATGAACGATGTGGAGGAGTTGACTGCGCTG TTGCGAAGCGCCGGTGAGTATGAGGAGCGCAAGCTGATCCGAGCTGCCATCCGCCGCGTCCGGGCTCAGGAGATTGAGG CGGCCACCTTGGCTGGGAGGTTGTACAGCGGGCGTCCCAACGGTGGCTCCAGAGAGGACAGCAAGGGGCAAGTGGCACACAGGCTGGAACAGTGTGAG GTGTCAGAGCAAGTGGAACAAGAGCAGCAGGCAGAGGTCTCAAAGCCAACCCCCACCCCTGAAGGCACCAGCCAGGATGTGACCACAGTGACACTCCTGCTGCGGGCCCCTCCTGGGAGCACCTCCCGCTCACCTGCCTCACCCTACAGTTCACCCACCCCTGCCTCTCCCGAGCCTCCATTGGAGCCTGCTGAGGCCCAGTGCCCTACAGCCGAGGTTCCAGGCAGCCCAGAGCCACCCGCCAGCCCACCCAAGACCACCAGCCCTGAGCCTCAGGAGTCTCCAACGCTCCCCAGCACTGAGGGCCAGGTGGCCAACAAG CTCCTGTCAGGCCACAAAGAGACCCCTGCTGCCCAGAGTCCCCCCAGAGGCCCCTCTGACACCAAGAGAGCAG ACCTGGCTAGACCCCGACCCTGCCAACGCTCCCTGTCGGTGCTCAGCCCCCGCCAGCCAGCCCAGAACCGAG AGTCCACCCCCCTTGCCAGCGGACCTTCCTCGTTCCAGCGGGCTGGCTCTGTGCGGGACCGTGTACACAAGTTCACATCTGATTCTCCTATGGCTGCTAGGCTCCAGGATGGCACACCCCGGGCTGCCCTAGGTCCCCTGACCCCCAAAAGGCTCCTGGGCCCCTCCCTCATCAGCAccacccctgcctcctcctccagtgGCTCCTCCTCTCGGGGCCCCAGTGACACCTCCTCCCGGTTCAGTAAGGAGCACCGTGGAGTAGCCCAGCCCCCGGCCCAGCTTCAAAGCTGCCCCCAGGAGGAGGGCCCCAGGGGGCGGGGCTTGGCTGCCAGGCCCCTTGAAAACGGAGCAGGGGGGCCTGTGGCACGTTCAGAGGAGCCTGGTGCCCCGCTGCCCGTGGCTGTCGGCACTGCCGAGCCAGGGGGCAGTATGAAGACCACATTCACCATCGAGATCAAGGACGGCCGTGGCCAGGCCTCCACAGGCAACCAGAGGGCAG AACTGACGCTGGGGCTGCGGGCGCCCCCGACCCTCCTCAGCACCAGTAGTGGGGGCAAGAGCACCATCACCCGTGTCAACAGTCCTGGGACCCTGACTCGGCTGGGCAGTGTCACTCATGTCACCAGCTTCAGCCATGCCTCCCCCGGTAGCCGAGGAGGTTGCAGCTTCAAG ATGGAACGAGAGCCAGCAGAGCCTCCCTCTGCAGCAGTGGAAACAGCCAATGGGGCTGAGCAGACCCAAGTGGACAAAGCACCAGAAGGGCGAACCCCCCTGAGTGCTGAGGAGCTGATGACTATTGAGGATGAAGGAGTCTTGGACAAGATG CTGGATCAGAGCACAGACTTTGAAGAGCGGAAGCTCATCCGGGCTGCACTTCGTGAGCTCCGACAAAGGAAGAGAG ACCAGCGGGACAAGGAGCGGGAACGGCGGCTGCAGGAGGCACGGGCCCGGCCAGGGGAGGGTCGCAGCAACACAGCCACTGAAACCACCACAAGGCACAGCCAGCGGGCGGCTGACGGCTCTGCTGTCAGCACTGTTACCAAGACTGAGCGGCTCGTCCACTCCA ATGATGGCACACGGACGGCCCGCACCACCACAGTGGAGTCGAGTTTCGTGAGGCGCTCGGAGA ATGGCAGTGGCAGCACCATGGTGCAAACCAAgaccttctcctcttcctcctcatccaaGAAGATGGGCAG CATCTTTGACCGTGAGGACCAGGCCAGCCCGCGGGCAGGCAGCCTGGCAGCCCTCGAGAAACGCCAGgctgagaagaagaaagagctCATGAAGGCGCAGAGTCTGCCCaagacctcagcctcccaggcgcGCAAGGCCATGATTGAGAAGCTGGAGAAGGAGGGCGCGGCCTG CAGCCCTGGCGGACCCCGCACAGCCGTGCAGCGATCCACCAGCTTCGGGGTCCCCAACGCCAACAGCATCAAGCAGATGTTGCTGGACTGGTGCCGAGCCAAGACGCGAGGCTACGAG CATGTGGACATCCAGAACTTCTCCTCCAGCTGGAGTGACGGGATGGCCTTCTGTGCCCTGGTGCACAACTTCTTCCCTGAGGCCTTCGACTATGGGCAGCTTAGCCCTCAGAACCGACGCCAGAACTTCGAGGTGGCCTTCTCATCTGCGGA GATGCTGGTGGACTGCGTGCCCCTCGTGGAGGTGGAGGACATGATGATCATGGGCAAAAAGCCCGACCCCAAGTGTGTCTTCACCTATGTGCAGTCGCTCTACAACCACCTGCGGCGCCACGAACTGCGCCTGCGCGGCAAGAATGTCTAG
- the SMTN gene encoding smoothelin isoform X7, producing MADDTLAGLDEGALRKLLEVTADLAERRRIRSAIRELQRQELEREEEALASKRFRAERQDNKENWLHSQQREAEQRAALAQLAGQLESMNDVEELTALLRSAGEYEERKLIRAAIRRVRAQEIEAATLAGRLYSGRPNGGSREDSKGQVAHRLEQCEVSEQVEQEQQAEVSKPTPTPEGTSQDVTTVTLLLRAPPGSTSRSPASPYSSPTPASPEPPLEPAEAQCPTAEVPGSPEPPASPPKTTSPEPQESPTLPSTEGQVANKLLSGHKETPAAQSPPRGPSDTKRADLARPRPCQRSLSVLSPRQPAQNRESTPLASGPSSFQRAGSVRDRVHKFTSDSPMAARLQDGTPRAALGPLTPKRLLGPSLISTTPASSSSGSSSRGPSDTSSRFSKEHRGVAQPPAQLQSCPQEEGPRGRGLAARPLENGAGGPVARSEEPGAPLPVAVGTAEPGGSMKTTFTIEIKDGRGQASTGNQRAELTLGLRAPPTLLSTSSGGKSTITRVNSPGTLTRLGSVTHVTSFSHASPGSRGGCSFKMEREPAEPPSAAVETANGAEQTQVDKAPEGRTPLSAEELMTIEDEGVLDKMLDQSTDFEERKLIRAALRELRQRKRDGSGSTMVQTKTFSSSSSSKKMGSIFDREDQASPRAGSLAALEKRQAEKKKELMKAQSLPKTSASQARKAMIEKLEKEGAACPGGPRTAVQRSTSFGVPNANSIKQMLLDWCRAKTRGYEHVDIQNFSSSWSDGMAFCALVHNFFPEAFDYGQLSPQNRRQNFEVAFSSAETHADCPQLLDTEDMVRLREPDWKCVYTYIQEFYRCLVQKGLVKTKKS from the exons ATGGCAGACGACACCTTAGCTGGGCTGGATGAGGGAGCCCTTCGGAAGCTG CTGGAGGTCACAGCGGACCTGGCAGAGCGGCGGCGCATCCGCTCAGCCATCCGGGAACTGCAGCGGCAGGAGCTGGAGCGTGAGGAGGAGGCCCTGGCATCCAAGCGCTTCCGTGCCGAGCGGCAGGACAACAAGGAGAACTGGCTGCA ctctcagcagcGGGAAGCTGAGCAGCGGGCTGCCCTGGCACAGCTGGCAGGGCAGCTGGAGTCCATGAACGATGTGGAGGAGTTGACTGCGCTG TTGCGAAGCGCCGGTGAGTATGAGGAGCGCAAGCTGATCCGAGCTGCCATCCGCCGCGTCCGGGCTCAGGAGATTGAGG CGGCCACCTTGGCTGGGAGGTTGTACAGCGGGCGTCCCAACGGTGGCTCCAGAGAGGACAGCAAGGGGCAAGTGGCACACAGGCTGGAACAGTGTGAG GTGTCAGAGCAAGTGGAACAAGAGCAGCAGGCAGAGGTCTCAAAGCCAACCCCCACCCCTGAAGGCACCAGCCAGGATGTGACCACAGTGACACTCCTGCTGCGGGCCCCTCCTGGGAGCACCTCCCGCTCACCTGCCTCACCCTACAGTTCACCCACCCCTGCCTCTCCCGAGCCTCCATTGGAGCCTGCTGAGGCCCAGTGCCCTACAGCCGAGGTTCCAGGCAGCCCAGAGCCACCCGCCAGCCCACCCAAGACCACCAGCCCTGAGCCTCAGGAGTCTCCAACGCTCCCCAGCACTGAGGGCCAGGTGGCCAACAAG CTCCTGTCAGGCCACAAAGAGACCCCTGCTGCCCAGAGTCCCCCCAGAGGCCCCTCTGACACCAAGAGAGCAG ACCTGGCTAGACCCCGACCCTGCCAACGCTCCCTGTCGGTGCTCAGCCCCCGCCAGCCAGCCCAGAACCGAG AGTCCACCCCCCTTGCCAGCGGACCTTCCTCGTTCCAGCGGGCTGGCTCTGTGCGGGACCGTGTACACAAGTTCACATCTGATTCTCCTATGGCTGCTAGGCTCCAGGATGGCACACCCCGGGCTGCCCTAGGTCCCCTGACCCCCAAAAGGCTCCTGGGCCCCTCCCTCATCAGCAccacccctgcctcctcctccagtgGCTCCTCCTCTCGGGGCCCCAGTGACACCTCCTCCCGGTTCAGTAAGGAGCACCGTGGAGTAGCCCAGCCCCCGGCCCAGCTTCAAAGCTGCCCCCAGGAGGAGGGCCCCAGGGGGCGGGGCTTGGCTGCCAGGCCCCTTGAAAACGGAGCAGGGGGGCCTGTGGCACGTTCAGAGGAGCCTGGTGCCCCGCTGCCCGTGGCTGTCGGCACTGCCGAGCCAGGGGGCAGTATGAAGACCACATTCACCATCGAGATCAAGGACGGCCGTGGCCAGGCCTCCACAGGCAACCAGAGGGCAG AACTGACGCTGGGGCTGCGGGCGCCCCCGACCCTCCTCAGCACCAGTAGTGGGGGCAAGAGCACCATCACCCGTGTCAACAGTCCTGGGACCCTGACTCGGCTGGGCAGTGTCACTCATGTCACCAGCTTCAGCCATGCCTCCCCCGGTAGCCGAGGAGGTTGCAGCTTCAAG ATGGAACGAGAGCCAGCAGAGCCTCCCTCTGCAGCAGTGGAAACAGCCAATGGGGCTGAGCAGACCCAAGTGGACAAAGCACCAGAAGGGCGAACCCCCCTGAGTGCTGAGGAGCTGATGACTATTGAGGATGAAGGAGTCTTGGACAAGATG CTGGATCAGAGCACAGACTTTGAAGAGCGGAAGCTCATCCGGGCTGCACTTCGTGAGCTCCGACAAAGGAAGAGAG ATGGCAGTGGCAGCACCATGGTGCAAACCAAgaccttctcctcttcctcctcatccaaGAAGATGGGCAG CATCTTTGACCGTGAGGACCAGGCCAGCCCGCGGGCAGGCAGCCTGGCAGCCCTCGAGAAACGCCAGgctgagaagaagaaagagctCATGAAGGCGCAGAGTCTGCCCaagacctcagcctcccaggcgcGCAAGGCCATGATTGAGAAGCTGGAGAAGGAGGGCGCGGCCTG CCCTGGCGGACCCCGCACAGCCGTGCAGCGATCCACCAGCTTCGGGGTCCCCAACGCCAACAGCATCAAGCAGATGTTGCTGGACTGGTGCCGAGCCAAGACGCGAGGCTACGAG CATGTGGACATCCAGAACTTCTCCTCCAGCTGGAGTGACGGGATGGCCTTCTGTGCCCTGGTGCACAACTTCTTCCCTGAGGCCTTCGACTATGGGCAGCTTAGCCCTCAGAACCGACGCCAGAACTTCGAGGTGGCCTTCTCATCTGCGGA GACCCATGCGGACTGCCCCCAGCTCCTGGATACAGAGGACATGGTGCGGCTTCGAGAGCCTGACTGGAAGTGCGTGTACACGTACATCCAGGAGTTCTACCGCTGTCTGGTCCAGAAGGGGCTGGTAAAAACCAAAAAGTCCTAA